One genomic window of Desulfonatronovibrio magnus includes the following:
- the pyrR gene encoding bifunctional pyr operon transcriptional regulator/uracil phosphoribosyltransferase PyrR → MKERIILNTDEIKKTLERMTFEILEKVDNCNDLALIGIQRRGVDLAARIKDIIKRRTGYDTRLGKLDINLYRDDWTNLSSTPTINSTEITFSITGKTLILVDDVLFTGRTIRSALEALLDFGRPKNIKLLVLIDRGHRELPIHADFVGKKVNTSLSEKVDVLTQERDSIDEVLLLEAEDE, encoded by the coding sequence ATGAAAGAGCGAATTATTCTCAACACAGATGAAATAAAAAAAACCTTGGAACGTATGACTTTTGAAATACTCGAAAAGGTTGATAATTGCAATGATCTTGCCCTGATAGGGATCCAGAGAAGAGGAGTGGACCTTGCTGCAAGGATAAAGGACATAATTAAAAGGAGAACCGGGTACGATACAAGACTGGGTAAACTGGATATCAACCTTTACCGGGATGACTGGACCAACCTTTCTTCCACTCCCACTATAAACAGCACTGAGATTACCTTTTCTATCACAGGAAAGACTCTGATTCTTGTTGATGACGTTCTGTTCACCGGCAGAACCATCAGAAGCGCCTTGGAGGCCCTGCTGGATTTTGGCAGGCCGAAAAATATCAAGCTCCTGGTTCTTATTGATCGGGGGCACAGGGAGCTGCCCATTCATGCCGACTTTGTGGGAAAAAAAGTCAATACGTCTCTTTCTGAAAAGGTGGACGTTCTGACTCAGGAAAGAGATAGTATTGATGAAGTTCTTCTGCTTGAAGCAGAAGATGAATAA
- a CDS encoding alpha-hydroxy-acid oxidizing protein — protein MSLDFDTINAKARERLKGFCRVCPVCDGRHCSGQVPGMGGVGSGTAFRENLHALARYRLRMKTIHDVREPDTKLDLWGQILSMPIMAAPMTGVSYNMGGDMSEESFIDGIVEGCMDAGTIGWSGDGADPAMFESGLKAIEKNNGSGIPIIKPRAQDEIIKRIRSAEKAGAIAVGMDIDGAGLVTMALKGQAVGPKSTAELKELVQECSLPFILKGVMTPEDALSALEAGVSAIVVSNHGGRVLDYTPGSADVLSEISSLVRGRMIVMADGGVRFGADVLKLLALGADAVMVGRPLIAGLFGGGTEGVGMVLNKMKNELIQSMLLTGTQSTTKVCPKIIHK, from the coding sequence ATGAGTCTTGATTTTGATACCATAAACGCCAAGGCAAGAGAACGTCTCAAGGGTTTTTGCAGGGTGTGCCCTGTATGCGACGGTCGACACTGCTCTGGACAGGTGCCAGGTATGGGCGGCGTGGGAAGCGGAACTGCCTTCAGAGAGAATTTACATGCCTTAGCCCGTTACAGACTCAGAATGAAAACTATTCATGACGTGCGCGAACCTGATACAAAGCTTGATTTATGGGGCCAGATTCTGAGCATGCCCATTATGGCCGCACCCATGACCGGAGTATCCTATAACATGGGTGGGGATATGTCTGAGGAAAGCTTTATTGACGGAATCGTTGAAGGCTGCATGGATGCAGGCACCATTGGCTGGTCAGGTGATGGTGCGGATCCGGCCATGTTTGAAAGCGGTTTGAAAGCCATAGAAAAAAATAATGGCTCAGGCATTCCCATTATCAAGCCCAGAGCTCAGGACGAAATTATCAAGCGGATTCGCTCTGCTGAAAAAGCAGGAGCCATAGCTGTAGGTATGGACATTGACGGTGCGGGATTGGTGACCATGGCTTTGAAAGGCCAGGCAGTGGGCCCCAAAAGTACTGCTGAGCTGAAAGAGCTGGTACAGGAATGCTCTCTGCCATTTATCCTCAAAGGGGTCATGACTCCGGAAGATGCTCTGAGTGCCTTGGAAGCCGGTGTCAGTGCCATTGTTGTTTCCAACCATGGTGGTCGGGTGCTTGATTATACTCCAGGCAGCGCCGATGTATTGTCGGAAATCAGCTCTCTGGTTCGAGGCAGGATGATTGTCATGGCAGATGGTGGAGTTCGTTTTGGAGCTGACGTATTAAAACTGCTTGCTCTCGGAGCTGACGCTGTCATGGTGGGCAGACCTCTGATTGCCGGTCTTTTCGGGGGTGGAACAGAAGGAGTTGGCATGGTGCTGAACAAAATGAAAAATGAACTTATTCAGTCCATGCTGCTTACCGGCACCCAAAGCACAACTAAGGTATGTCCTAAGATTATACATAAATAG
- a CDS encoding HU family DNA-binding protein gives MNKSELIKVLADELNIHPSEAKDIVSVFFDSIKEAMLKGERIEIRGFGSFQMKHYEGYEGRNPRTGEKVQVAPKRLPFFRPGKDLKEHVNS, from the coding sequence ATGAATAAAAGCGAACTCATTAAAGTTCTGGCTGATGAATTAAATATTCACCCCAGCGAGGCAAAAGACATAGTCTCGGTTTTTTTTGATTCTATAAAAGAGGCCATGCTCAAAGGAGAACGCATAGAGATAAGAGGTTTTGGCAGCTTTCAGATGAAGCATTATGAAGGTTATGAAGGCAGAAACCCGAGGACTGGTGAGAAGGTTCAGGTTGCTCCCAAGAGGTTGCCTTTTTTCCGTCCTGGAAAGGACTTGAAGGAACATGTCAACTCCTGA
- a CDS encoding MinD/ParA family protein: protein MDNQTKTLSISIMSGKGGVGKTNIALNLAFALHDEGANTLLIDCDLGLANLDVMLGIAPEGSLHDLLSRDAEIEDILFNLGEKGLDLIPAASGVTDLLELDEDQQDHVINKLDKILKRYKCLVLDIGAGISPTVQAFASMTHHQIVVITPEPTSLTDGYALIKVLYTQKKARNFHVLVNMVGSEQEAKTGFERLRAACDKFLNLRVNYLGFVRQDKSVPDAVRSQKPFIRFAPKSLPSKDIATIARRVVDLRKFSLDYISSSPVLKMDSFDK from the coding sequence ATGGACAATCAAACCAAAACCTTGAGCATTTCCATAATGAGTGGAAAGGGTGGAGTTGGAAAAACCAATATTGCACTGAATCTGGCTTTTGCCCTGCATGATGAGGGTGCAAATACCCTGCTTATTGATTGTGATCTGGGGTTGGCTAATCTTGATGTCATGCTGGGTATTGCACCAGAAGGCAGTCTGCATGATCTGCTTAGCCGGGATGCGGAAATTGAGGATATTTTGTTCAACCTTGGAGAAAAAGGTCTTGATCTTATTCCAGCCGCTTCCGGAGTGACTGATCTTCTTGAACTTGATGAGGACCAGCAGGATCATGTTATTAATAAACTTGATAAAATACTCAAAAGGTATAAATGTCTCGTTCTTGATATTGGGGCAGGAATAAGCCCCACTGTGCAGGCATTCGCGAGCATGACGCACCATCAGATTGTGGTCATAACTCCAGAACCGACATCTCTGACAGATGGTTACGCCCTTATTAAGGTTTTATATACTCAGAAAAAAGCCAGAAATTTTCATGTTCTGGTAAATATGGTTGGCTCTGAACAAGAGGCCAAAACTGGATTTGAAAGGCTGAGAGCTGCCTGTGATAAATTTTTGAATCTTAGAGTCAATTACCTTGGATTTGTAAGACAGGACAAGTCAGTTCCTGATGCGGTAAGAAGCCAGAAGCCTTTTATCCGCTTTGCCCCCAAGTCCTTGCCGTCCAAAGATATAGCAACTATCGCCCGTCGTGTTGTTGACCTCAGAAAGTTTTCTTTAGATTACATTTCCTCATCTCCAGTGCTCAAAATGGATAGTTTTGATAAATAA
- the prfB gene encoding peptide chain release factor 2 (programmed frameshift), translating to MIQYSDLKTQSVKVLERFESLWGRLDLEGQQTRLQEIEYQLSRPGVWDNPESLTPVLKEKSVLEERVAKFSELKKLHEDVLEWLDFAEHDPAQDILEALKDNLSAFSRMQEQIELEAFMSGPDDKNAAILEIHPGAGGTEAQDWAEMLLRMYLRWAENNSYKTRYLDYIQGDGAGIKSVTLQITGDYAFGQLKGERGIHRLIRISPFDTSGRRHTSFASVDVYPQVSDDINIEINEEDLRIDVFKASGPGGQHVNKTSSAIRITHAPSGLVVQCQTERSQRRNKESAMKILKAKLYDIEMEKIEEERQEQYAAKDAIAWGSQIRTYTLQPYRLVKDHRTNAEVGDVDSVLDGNLNSLIHSYLLSNHE from the exons ATGATACAATATTCAGATCTAAAAACACAGTCAGTCAAAGTTCTCGAGCGTTTTGAATCACTCTGGGGGCGTCTT GACCTGGAAGGCCAACAGACAAGACTGCAGGAAATTGAATACCAGCTTTCCAGGCCAGGAGTTTGGGACAACCCTGAAAGTCTGACTCCGGTTCTAAAAGAAAAAAGTGTTCTGGAAGAGCGGGTCGCCAAGTTTTCAGAGCTTAAAAAACTCCATGAAGATGTACTTGAGTGGCTTGATTTTGCTGAACACGATCCTGCCCAGGATATTCTTGAAGCATTAAAGGATAACCTTTCGGCTTTTTCCAGGATGCAGGAACAGATAGAACTGGAGGCCTTCATGAGCGGGCCTGATGATAAAAATGCGGCTATCCTTGAAATTCATCCTGGTGCTGGTGGAACTGAAGCTCAGGACTGGGCGGAAATGCTTTTGCGCATGTATTTAAGATGGGCGGAAAATAACAGCTACAAAACCCGGTACCTTGACTACATTCAGGGAGATGGTGCAGGCATTAAGAGTGTGACCTTGCAGATTACCGGCGATTATGCCTTTGGGCAGCTCAAAGGAGAAAGAGGCATACATCGCCTGATTCGGATTTCTCCCTTTGATACTTCTGGGCGTCGGCACACATCTTTTGCTTCAGTAGATGTTTATCCCCAGGTTTCTGATGATATAAATATTGAAATCAATGAAGAAGACTTGCGCATTGACGTTTTCAAGGCCAGTGGTCCTGGAGGCCAACATGTCAACAAGACCAGTTCAGCCATCAGGATTACGCATGCTCCTTCAGGACTTGTTGTTCAGTGTCAGACAGAAAGATCTCAACGTCGCAACAAGGAATCAGCCATGAAAATCCTCAAAGCCAAACTATATGATATAGAGATGGAAAAAATTGAGGAGGAAAGACAGGAGCAATATGCTGCCAAAGATGCCATTGCATGGGGCAGTCAAATCAGAACCTACACACTGCAACCTTACCGGCTGGTTAAGGACCATCGAACCAATGCTGAAGTTGGAGATGTTGACTCTGTGCTGGATGGTAATCTCAATTCCCTGATCCATAGCTATCTGTTGAGCAATCATGAGTAA
- the dapF gene encoding diaminopimelate epimerase, translating into MPSINVSEINFFKMQGSGNDFIVIDNNKLRLSPQEMPNLAQKLCPRGFAVGADGMIFLEDSPDADLDFVWHFFNSDGSRAEMCGNGSRCASLLAFKIGLAGKNHVFGTDAGPVKAGILDSGLVKVQLTPARDMRQHIVVDYQGQSYNVFFVNTGVPHAVIIFDDVSQVDVPAFGRFIRMHEEFAPAGTNVNFIEITSNNSIKLRTYERGVEAETHACGTGAAAAAAIANVQKLVESSVEVTTTGGETLIIDLEGEDIFLSGKAQIVYKGQVDTDFLRI; encoded by the coding sequence ATGCCATCTATCAATGTTTCAGAAATAAATTTTTTCAAGATGCAGGGTAGCGGCAATGACTTTATTGTTATCGACAATAACAAATTGCGTTTATCGCCTCAAGAAATGCCCAACCTTGCACAGAAACTTTGTCCCAGAGGCTTTGCTGTTGGTGCGGATGGGATGATTTTTCTTGAAGATTCTCCTGATGCCGACCTGGATTTCGTCTGGCATTTTTTTAACTCAGATGGTTCCAGAGCTGAAATGTGCGGTAATGGATCTCGTTGTGCTTCGCTTCTCGCTTTCAAAATCGGTCTGGCAGGAAAAAACCATGTCTTTGGCACGGATGCAGGGCCGGTAAAAGCAGGTATTCTCGATTCAGGCCTGGTCAAAGTGCAACTGACTCCAGCCAGGGATATGAGGCAGCATATTGTTGTGGACTATCAAGGGCAGTCTTACAATGTATTTTTTGTAAATACCGGAGTACCTCATGCAGTAATTATTTTTGATGATGTGAGTCAGGTTGATGTTCCGGCTTTTGGCAGGTTCATTCGAATGCATGAAGAGTTTGCCCCTGCTGGAACCAATGTCAATTTTATCGAGATAACAAGCAATAATTCCATAAAGTTAAGAACATATGAACGCGGGGTTGAAGCCGAAACTCATGCCTGCGGCACTGGTGCTGCTGCAGCAGCAGCCATTGCCAACGTTCAAAAACTGGTGGAGTCTTCAGTTGAGGTAACTACCACTGGCGGTGAAACACTTATTATTGATCTGGAAGGTGAGGATATTTTTCTTTCCGGCAAGGCGCAAATTGTCTACAAAGGACAGGTAGATACCGATTTTCTCAGAATATGA
- the dapA gene encoding 4-hydroxy-tetrahydrodipicolinate synthase — MQFSGAFTALVTPFKNNQIDEEAYRKLIEWQLEQGIDGVVPCGTTGESATLSHEEHKQVISICVDQVKGRVPVVAGAGSNCTKEAIELTRYARDAGANAALLITPYYNKPTPDGVVEHFKAIAAEVSIPFFIYNVPGRTSLNVMPDTIARIVKEVPEAIGIKEATGNLKQVSDVVEECGPDFVVLSGDDFTVLPLLSVGGHGVISVVSNIVPNMMHSLCKAYAEKDLDNAKRIHFEMAALCRAMFFETNPIPVKTSLVLMGKIQPEFRLPLVPMRPENQEKLKVVLKDKGLI; from the coding sequence ATGCAATTCAGCGGCGCTTTTACAGCCTTAGTTACTCCATTTAAAAATAATCAAATTGATGAAGAAGCTTACAGAAAGCTGATAGAATGGCAGCTGGAGCAGGGCATTGATGGAGTTGTGCCTTGTGGAACAACAGGAGAGTCAGCAACACTTTCTCATGAAGAGCATAAACAAGTCATCAGCATTTGTGTTGATCAGGTCAAGGGAAGAGTGCCGGTTGTGGCTGGAGCAGGTTCCAATTGCACCAAGGAAGCCATCGAACTGACCAGATATGCCAGGGATGCGGGTGCAAACGCGGCACTGCTCATTACTCCTTATTATAACAAACCTACACCTGATGGAGTAGTTGAACATTTCAAGGCCATTGCAGCAGAAGTTTCAATCCCATTTTTTATTTACAATGTTCCAGGCCGCACTTCATTAAATGTTATGCCGGACACTATAGCCAGGATTGTCAAAGAGGTGCCTGAGGCAATAGGAATCAAAGAGGCAACTGGTAATTTGAAGCAGGTTTCTGATGTGGTAGAAGAATGCGGACCTGATTTTGTTGTTCTTTCTGGAGATGATTTCACTGTTCTGCCGCTTTTGTCAGTGGGAGGTCATGGTGTAATATCTGTTGTCTCCAATATTGTTCCCAATATGATGCATTCTTTATGCAAGGCCTATGCTGAAAAAGATCTTGATAATGCTAAACGTATTCATTTTGAAATGGCTGCTCTCTGCAGGGCCATGTTCTTTGAGACCAATCCAATACCAGTAAAAACATCATTGGTTTTGATGGGTAAAATTCAGCCTGAATTCAGACTGCCTCTTGTCCCCATGCGTCCTGAAAATCAGGAGAAGCTCAAGGTTGTTCTGAAAGATAAAGGGCTTATATAA
- the lnt gene encoding apolipoprotein N-acyltransferase, whose amino-acid sequence MIHKVKTDFQDVVLAAFLCIPGLFLSFANPVIHFPPFFFLFLTGLNHLGFRSSSGLSAFTKALILSGLAYSLCLYWIVVPVNVYGGVPLVLAIFCPLLLGFCVGLFVACYAFVLHVTKNNFNPALLGILCGCAWGGLEFIREYAFTGFPWLVSAQSFAIWPESIAVIRHIGSTGLAMIMASCTLWMCIEKKIWRIAGAGILAVVMGYGYTFPQHNEAHMEKTFVIVQGNMSQTIKWEQDVQHMTVEKYMDLTSRGLEVARPDLVIWPETAMPFYFQEPTELSFMVRNFAIENEIKLLTGAPAYIMSEDEMSYSLYNRAYFISEDGLVLDYYDKQRLVPFGEYIPLGRYIPFLDKLVHGEFEFSKGEPGEPLKNGELALGMLICYEIIFPGLARQRAASGANILVNISNDAWFGNTSAPEQHLHLSVLRAIEQNRFVLRSTNTGISAFIDNQGNIYAATNIFEDAVINEQAGLVEGRTVFNYMYWYINFTMVFIVLSALIYTFNRKYINRTRPGKTFLTYLL is encoded by the coding sequence ATGATCCATAAAGTTAAGACTGATTTTCAGGATGTGGTTTTGGCAGCTTTTTTGTGCATTCCTGGCCTTTTTTTGAGTTTTGCCAATCCTGTCATTCATTTTCCTCCGTTCTTTTTTCTGTTTCTAACTGGACTGAATCACCTGGGTTTCAGGTCATCTTCCGGTTTATCAGCCTTTACAAAAGCCCTGATTCTATCAGGACTGGCTTATTCTCTCTGCCTTTACTGGATAGTGGTTCCGGTTAATGTGTATGGCGGCGTGCCCCTGGTGCTGGCCATTTTCTGTCCACTGCTTCTTGGGTTTTGTGTCGGCCTTTTTGTTGCCTGTTATGCTTTTGTTCTGCATGTTACAAAGAACAATTTCAACCCGGCATTGCTGGGGATACTTTGTGGATGTGCCTGGGGTGGGCTTGAATTTATCAGGGAGTATGCTTTTACTGGTTTTCCCTGGCTTGTCAGCGCCCAGAGTTTTGCCATATGGCCCGAGAGCATAGCTGTTATCCGTCATATTGGCAGCACTGGTCTGGCTATGATCATGGCTTCATGTACACTCTGGATGTGCATTGAAAAAAAAATCTGGAGAATTGCAGGGGCAGGGATTCTGGCAGTTGTAATGGGATATGGCTATACTTTTCCACAGCACAATGAAGCACACATGGAAAAAACCTTTGTTATAGTGCAGGGCAACATGAGCCAGACCATCAAGTGGGAGCAGGATGTTCAGCATATGACAGTTGAAAAGTATATGGACCTGACCAGCAGGGGTTTGGAGGTTGCCAGACCAGATCTTGTTATCTGGCCCGAGACAGCCATGCCTTTTTATTTTCAGGAGCCTACAGAACTGTCGTTCATGGTTAGAAACTTTGCCATTGAAAATGAGATTAAACTGCTAACTGGTGCACCTGCTTACATAATGAGTGAAGATGAAATGAGTTACTCCCTTTATAACAGGGCGTATTTCATTTCTGAGGATGGACTGGTTCTGGATTACTATGACAAACAGCGTTTAGTACCTTTTGGTGAGTATATACCCTTGGGCAGGTATATTCCTTTTCTTGACAAACTGGTACATGGTGAGTTCGAATTTTCCAAGGGAGAACCCGGTGAACCATTGAAAAATGGTGAACTTGCCCTGGGTATGCTCATATGCTATGAAATAATATTCCCGGGACTGGCCCGGCAAAGGGCGGCTTCAGGGGCCAATATTCTTGTTAACATTTCCAATGACGCCTGGTTCGGCAATACTTCAGCTCCTGAACAGCACCTGCATTTGAGTGTGTTGCGGGCAATTGAGCAGAACCGATTCGTTTTGAGGTCGACCAACACAGGTATTTCAGCGTTTATTGACAATCAGGGCAATATATATGCTGCAACGAATATTTTTGAGGATGCTGTTATTAACGAACAGGCCGGGTTAGTCGAGGGGCGAACGGTTTTTAACTATATGTACTGGTATATAAATTTTACAATGGTTTTTATCGTTTTGTCAGCATTAATCTATACATTCAACAGGAAATATATCAACCGGACACGTCCGGGTAAAACGTTTTTAACTTATTTACTATGA
- a CDS encoding hemolysin family protein encodes MEDGSESKLWSVLRKVFGSRCESPLEEIIMEAKEDGELKSEEVLMLLNVLRLSQKQAIEIMVPRTDLVCCEVDESMKEVARMIIESGHSRIPVYHENRDHMVGLVHAKDLLKYFLDEDNDASLTNIMRPPYFIPETKNIKDVLLEFQTKKIHMAIILDEYGGTSGVVTLEDVLEEIVGEIEDEYDPPKPQEIQVQQDGSYYVSGRTSLDELQDELGIEIHSEQVETIGGYVCHIAGKVPQKEEEFSDGRFRFTVREADAKHIQWLVITPVHMISIDEADR; translated from the coding sequence TTGGAAGATGGTTCGGAAAGCAAATTATGGTCGGTTTTGCGTAAGGTTTTCGGATCACGCTGCGAATCTCCTTTGGAAGAAATAATTATGGAAGCCAAAGAAGATGGAGAGTTAAAGAGTGAAGAAGTACTCATGCTTTTGAACGTATTGAGGCTCAGTCAGAAGCAGGCCATTGAAATCATGGTTCCCAGAACTGACCTTGTTTGTTGTGAGGTTGATGAGTCTATGAAGGAAGTGGCCCGGATGATAATAGAAAGCGGCCATTCCAGAATTCCTGTTTATCATGAAAATCGTGACCATATGGTAGGCCTTGTCCACGCCAAAGATCTTTTAAAGTACTTTCTTGACGAGGACAATGATGCTTCTCTGACCAATATAATGCGTCCTCCGTATTTTATACCGGAAACCAAAAATATTAAAGATGTACTGCTGGAGTTTCAGACTAAAAAAATTCATATGGCCATTATTCTCGATGAATATGGAGGAACTTCAGGAGTTGTCACCCTTGAGGATGTGCTTGAGGAAATTGTCGGCGAGATAGAAGATGAATATGACCCTCCAAAGCCACAGGAAATACAGGTGCAGCAGGATGGTTCTTACTATGTTTCCGGAAGAACATCCCTTGATGAGTTGCAGGATGAACTGGGTATTGAGATTCATTCGGAGCAGGTTGAAACCATCGGCGGTTATGTATGTCATATTGCCGGGAAAGTGCCACAAAAAGAGGAAGAGTTTTCTGATGGAAGGTTCAGATTTACAGTCAGGGAAGCTGATGCCAAACACATTCAATGGCTGGTTATAACTCCTGTCCACATGATAAGCATTGATGAAGCTGACAGATAG
- a CDS encoding GGDEF domain-containing protein produces MSKQATINKESIAIILQELKSLEREASKQTEHNGLETAEDSMALVKVFPGISEKEWQKISEKLSIDSSWIPLSLNGKEFPSLLHLLKKIESLSFARDLDPLTGLKNRGFYQRILHREIEKSYRYKIPLTLAIMDIDDFKQVNDTFGHVCGDEVIKSLAGIVTSELRSGDYAARIGGEEFALILPGTGKVQSKPLLERVLDRVRTRSLSCKLEERRIAYTVSVGAITYRGRSPIDPEEMMTLADRQLYTVKSSGKDGLSMSSVMDVADDTAMVRHDEKNFLLKG; encoded by the coding sequence ATGAGTAAGCAAGCTACAATCAACAAGGAAAGTATCGCCATTATCCTTCAGGAGCTTAAAAGCTTAGAAAGGGAAGCCTCAAAGCAAACTGAGCACAATGGTTTAGAGACTGCAGAAGACAGCATGGCTCTTGTAAAGGTTTTTCCGGGAATCTCTGAGAAAGAGTGGCAAAAAATAAGTGAAAAGCTGAGTATTGATTCTTCCTGGATACCACTGTCACTCAATGGAAAAGAATTTCCCTCTCTGCTGCATCTTTTAAAAAAGATAGAAAGTCTTTCATTTGCCAGGGATTTAGATCCATTGACGGGTTTAAAGAACAGGGGATTTTACCAGAGGATTCTGCATCGTGAAATTGAAAAGTCCTACCGTTACAAGATCCCATTAACCCTGGCCATAATGGACATAGATGACTTTAAACAGGTGAATGATACATTTGGTCATGTCTGTGGTGATGAAGTGATCAAAAGCCTGGCAGGTATTGTTACGTCAGAGCTGCGCAGCGGAGATTACGCGGCCAGGATAGGTGGCGAGGAATTTGCATTGATATTGCCTGGTACCGGCAAGGTGCAGTCAAAGCCTTTGCTTGAAAGAGTTCTTGACCGGGTCAGGACAAGGTCCCTGTCCTGCAAGCTGGAAGAGCGCAGAATCGCCTATACTGTCTCTGTGGGAGCGATTACTTACAGAGGTCGATCTCCCATTGATCCCGAAGAAATGATGACTCTGGCAGACAGGCAGCTTTACACTGTGAAGTCTTCTGGAAAGGATGGTTTAAGTATGTCATCTGTTATGGATGTGGCTGACGATACTGCCATGGTCAGACATGATGAAAAGAATTTCTTATTAAAAGGATAA